One Sporichthyaceae bacterium genomic region harbors:
- a CDS encoding TetR/AcrR family transcriptional regulator — protein MSEAPSTGGRVRMTGKERREQLLDVGRRLFAERGFEGTSVEEIAAKAGVSKPVVYEHFGGKEGLYAVVVDREMRFLQDRLTSALAHGQGRELLEQAALALLEYIETSPDGFRILVRDSPVAQSTGTFASLISDVASQVEHILIAQFAERGFNAKLAPMYAQMLVGMVALTGQWWLDVRKPKRAEVAAHLVNLAWNGLAGLEDKPTLSGDPRTASAK, from the coding sequence ATGTCCGAGGCCCCGAGCACCGGCGGCCGGGTACGGATGACCGGCAAGGAACGGCGCGAACAACTTCTCGACGTCGGCCGGCGCCTGTTCGCCGAGCGCGGCTTCGAGGGCACGTCGGTGGAGGAGATCGCCGCGAAGGCCGGCGTGTCCAAGCCGGTGGTCTACGAGCACTTCGGCGGCAAGGAAGGCCTCTACGCGGTCGTCGTCGACAGGGAGATGCGGTTCCTGCAGGACCGCCTGACCAGCGCGTTGGCCCACGGCCAGGGCCGGGAACTGCTCGAGCAGGCGGCGCTGGCGTTGCTGGAGTACATCGAGACCTCGCCCGACGGCTTCCGGATCCTGGTCCGCGACTCCCCGGTGGCGCAGTCCACAGGCACGTTCGCCAGCCTGATCTCGGACGTGGCCAGCCAGGTCGAGCACATCCTGATCGCCCAGTTCGCCGAGCGCGGCTTCAACGCAAAGCTTGCGCCGATGTACGCGCAGATGCTCGTCGGAATGGTCGCGCTGACCGGGCAGTGGTGGCTCGACGTCCGTAAGCCCAAACGCGCCGAGGTGGCCGCGCACCTGGTGAATCTGGCCTGGAACGGGCTGGCCGGGCTGGAGGACAAGCCCACGTTGAGCGGCGACCCGCGGACCGCCTCAGCCAAGTGA
- the glmU gene encoding bifunctional UDP-N-acetylglucosamine diphosphorylase/glucosamine-1-phosphate N-acetyltransferase GlmU: protein MTERSEQVSVVVLAAGEGTRMRSATPKVLHRIGGRSLLGHALAAVDGLGPGRVVVVIGHGRDAVREHLAAIAPAAFAVVQEQRNGTGHAVRVACEEVPPDPAAIVLVVCGDTPLLRTQTLATLLAEHERERAAVSVLTAAVADPTGYGRIVRDSSGRVTQIVEHREATAQQLAIDEVNSGVYAFHAGFLTQALGRLSTANSQGEQYLTDVVGLARAAGETVLGVRAHDAREILGVNDRVQLAALGAELNRRVVEDWMRAGVTVIDPASTWIDVGVHLEPDAVVCPNTQLHGATRVAAGAVIGPGTTLTDCLVGPGAEVLSSYATQAEIGAGAHVGPFSFLRPGTRLGPDAKAGAFVEIKNSIVGAGSKVPHLSYVGDAEIGVGVNIGAATVFVNYDGVAKHRTTVGDHVRVGSDTMLVAPLTLGAGSYTAAGSVITQDVPPGALAVGRGTQRNIEGWVERKRPGSAAATAAAAAEKSTTDDLERAE, encoded by the coding sequence GTGACCGAGCGCAGCGAGCAGGTTTCGGTGGTCGTGCTGGCCGCCGGCGAGGGCACCCGGATGCGGTCGGCAACTCCCAAGGTGCTGCACCGGATCGGCGGCCGCTCGCTGTTGGGTCACGCGCTGGCGGCGGTCGACGGGTTGGGCCCGGGCCGGGTGGTCGTGGTCATCGGTCACGGCCGCGACGCGGTCCGGGAGCACCTGGCCGCGATCGCCCCGGCGGCGTTCGCGGTCGTCCAGGAGCAGCGCAACGGCACCGGCCACGCGGTCCGGGTGGCCTGCGAAGAGGTACCGCCGGACCCGGCCGCGATCGTTCTGGTCGTCTGCGGCGACACGCCGTTGTTGCGTACCCAGACGTTGGCGACGTTGCTCGCCGAGCATGAGCGGGAACGCGCGGCGGTGAGCGTGCTCACCGCCGCTGTGGCCGACCCGACCGGCTACGGGCGCATCGTCCGCGACTCCTCCGGCAGGGTGACGCAGATCGTCGAGCACCGCGAGGCCACCGCGCAGCAGTTGGCGATCGATGAGGTGAACTCCGGCGTCTACGCGTTCCACGCCGGGTTCCTGACGCAGGCGCTGGGCCGGCTGTCCACCGCCAACAGCCAGGGCGAGCAGTACCTGACCGATGTGGTGGGCCTGGCCCGGGCGGCGGGGGAGACGGTGCTCGGCGTCCGGGCGCACGACGCCCGCGAGATCCTCGGCGTCAACGACCGGGTGCAACTGGCCGCGTTGGGCGCCGAGCTGAACCGCCGCGTCGTCGAGGACTGGATGCGCGCCGGGGTGACGGTGATCGACCCGGCCAGCACCTGGATCGACGTCGGCGTGCACCTGGAGCCGGACGCGGTCGTGTGCCCGAACACCCAGCTGCACGGGGCCACCCGGGTGGCGGCCGGCGCGGTGATCGGCCCCGGCACGACGCTCACCGACTGCCTCGTCGGCCCGGGCGCCGAGGTTCTGTCCAGCTACGCCACGCAGGCCGAGATCGGTGCCGGTGCGCACGTCGGGCCGTTCAGCTTCCTGCGGCCCGGGACCCGGCTCGGGCCGGACGCGAAGGCCGGGGCGTTCGTGGAGATCAAGAACTCCATCGTGGGCGCAGGTTCGAAGGTGCCCCACCTGTCCTACGTCGGCGACGCCGAGATCGGCGTCGGCGTCAACATCGGCGCGGCCACTGTCTTCGTCAACTACGACGGCGTCGCCAAGCACCGGACCACCGTCGGCGACCACGTCCGAGTGGGAAGTGACACCATGTTGGTGGCGCCGCTGACTCTGGGCGCCGGTTCGTACACGGCCGCGGGATCGGTGATCACGCAGGACGTGCCCCCCGGAGCGCTGGCCGTGGGCCGGGGCACCCAGCGCAACATCGAGGGCTGGGTGGAACGAAAGCGGCCCGGGAGCGCGGCGGCGACCGCTGCAGCGGCCGCCGAGAAATCTACGACGGATGATCTGGAGCGCGCTGAATGA
- a CDS encoding ABC-F family ATP-binding cassette domain-containing protein: protein MSNLVNLVNLESVGKSYGPTMLLDAVSAGIAVGDRIGVVGRNGAGKSTLLRLIARVEAPDSGRVTHVSGLRAAVLTQRDELDPTLTIRQAVVGDRAEHDWAGEAAVRDVFTGLLGGVDVPGFTDGLDTVVGTCSGGERRRVALARELIRPLDLLLLDEPTNHLDVEGISWLAAHLTKRQGALLVVTHDRWFLDEVCTRTWEVVDEEVQAYDGGYAAYVLAKSERARVAAATEARRANLMRKELAWLRRGPPARTSKPRFRIDAANALIADEPPARDTLELAKFAVARLGRTVYELENVTLSAGPKRLLDNVTWAVGPGERIGVVGINGSGKTSLLRLLIDELAAESGKVVRGATVRVAYLSQEVVELDPTDRVLASVERIARSITVGKDERSASDLLERFGFTGDRQWAPIGDLSGGERRRLQVLRLLMTGPNVLLLDEPTNDLDIETLTVLEDVLDGWAGSLLVVSHDRYFLERTTDTIVALLGDGRLRMLPNGVDEYLQRRAALEQTEVKRAAPPPKEKTPAADSRTARKDLLRIERQLEKLARQEDKLHLAMTEHASDHVKVTALDADLRALLAERAQLEEEWLTAAEAAEG from the coding sequence GTGAGCAACCTGGTCAACCTGGTCAACTTGGAGTCGGTCGGGAAGTCCTACGGGCCGACGATGCTGCTCGACGCGGTCTCGGCCGGGATCGCCGTCGGCGACCGCATCGGGGTCGTCGGGCGCAATGGCGCGGGCAAGTCGACGCTGCTGCGGCTGATTGCCCGCGTCGAGGCGCCGGACTCGGGCCGGGTTACCCACGTCAGCGGGCTGCGGGCCGCGGTGCTCACCCAGCGCGACGAGCTGGACCCGACGCTGACCATCCGGCAGGCCGTCGTCGGCGACCGGGCGGAGCACGACTGGGCCGGTGAAGCCGCGGTGCGCGACGTGTTCACCGGATTGCTCGGGGGCGTCGACGTCCCGGGCTTCACCGACGGCCTGGACACGGTCGTGGGCACGTGCTCGGGCGGCGAGCGCCGCCGGGTCGCGTTGGCCCGCGAGCTCATCCGGCCGCTGGACCTGCTGTTGCTCGACGAGCCGACCAACCACCTCGACGTCGAGGGCATCTCCTGGCTCGCCGCACATCTGACGAAGCGTCAGGGCGCACTGCTGGTCGTCACCCACGACCGCTGGTTCCTCGACGAGGTGTGCACCCGCACCTGGGAGGTCGTCGACGAAGAGGTGCAGGCCTACGACGGCGGTTACGCCGCCTACGTGCTGGCCAAGTCCGAACGCGCCCGGGTGGCCGCGGCCACCGAGGCCCGACGGGCCAACCTGATGCGCAAGGAGCTGGCCTGGCTGCGGCGCGGCCCGCCGGCGCGGACCAGCAAACCGCGCTTCCGGATCGACGCGGCCAACGCGCTGATCGCCGACGAACCGCCGGCTCGCGACACGTTGGAGCTGGCGAAGTTCGCCGTCGCCCGGCTGGGCCGGACCGTCTACGAGCTGGAGAACGTCACGCTGTCGGCCGGCCCCAAGCGGCTGCTCGACAACGTCACCTGGGCGGTCGGCCCGGGGGAGCGGATCGGCGTGGTCGGGATCAACGGCAGCGGCAAGACCTCGCTGCTTCGGCTGCTGATCGACGAGCTGGCGGCGGAGTCCGGCAAGGTCGTGCGCGGCGCGACGGTGCGGGTGGCCTACCTCTCGCAGGAGGTGGTCGAGCTCGACCCGACCGACCGGGTGCTGGCCTCGGTCGAACGGATCGCCCGCTCGATCACCGTCGGCAAGGACGAGCGCAGCGCCTCGGACCTGCTGGAGCGCTTCGGGTTCACCGGCGACCGGCAGTGGGCGCCGATCGGCGACCTGTCCGGCGGCGAACGCCGGCGGCTGCAGGTGCTGCGGCTGCTGATGACCGGACCGAACGTGCTGCTGCTCGACGAGCCGACCAACGACCTCGACATCGAGACGTTGACCGTGCTCGAGGACGTCCTGGACGGCTGGGCCGGCTCGTTGTTGGTGGTCAGCCACGACCGGTACTTCCTGGAGCGGACCACCGACACGATCGTGGCGCTGCTCGGCGACGGGCGGCTGCGGATGCTGCCCAACGGGGTCGACGAGTACCTCCAGCGCCGGGCCGCGCTTGAGCAGACCGAAGTCAAGCGGGCGGCCCCGCCGCCGAAGGAGAAGACCCCGGCGGCCGATTCCCGGACCGCCCGCAAGGACTTGCTGCGCATCGAACGTCAGCTGGAGAAACTCGCGCGCCAGGAGGACAAGCTCCACCTCGCGATGACCGAGCACGCCTCCGACCACGTCAAGGTCACCGCCCTCGACGCCGACCTGCGCGCCCTGCTGGCCGAGCGGGCGCAACTCGAGGAGGAGTGGCTCACCGCCGCCGAGGCCGCCGAGGGCTGA
- a CDS encoding acyl-CoA desaturase produces MTTTVAPAESAPVMSATMGGESKGWLEQATLALFILVPLLAVAAAVPVMWGWGLSWRDVVIAGVWYLVTGFGITVGYHRYFTHASFRAKRPLRIALGIMGSLAVEGPLVRWVSDHRKHHQHSDKAEDPHSPWAYGGGLVGLTRGLYHAHVGWLFDEEQTPQQKYAPDLLADPDIVKVSRHFPTWVAVSTLVPPLIGGLWSWSWQGALSAFFWASLIRIAVLHHVTWSINSICHVVGRRPFRSRDKSGNVWWLSLLSFGESWHNLHHAEPTSARHGVLRGQIDTSARLIWIFEKFGWASHVRWPDPARLAARRIGASDG; encoded by the coding sequence ATGACGACGACTGTCGCTCCCGCCGAGTCCGCGCCGGTGATGAGCGCCACCATGGGTGGCGAAAGCAAGGGCTGGCTCGAGCAGGCCACGTTGGCCCTGTTCATCCTGGTCCCGTTGCTTGCAGTGGCGGCCGCAGTACCCGTCATGTGGGGGTGGGGCCTGTCCTGGCGCGACGTGGTGATCGCCGGGGTCTGGTACCTGGTCACCGGGTTCGGCATCACGGTCGGCTACCACCGGTACTTCACCCACGCATCGTTCCGGGCCAAGCGCCCGCTGCGGATCGCGCTGGGGATCATGGGCAGTCTGGCCGTCGAGGGCCCGTTGGTGCGCTGGGTGTCCGACCACCGCAAGCACCACCAGCACTCGGACAAGGCCGAAGACCCGCACTCGCCGTGGGCCTACGGGGGCGGCCTGGTCGGCTTGACCCGCGGCCTCTACCACGCGCACGTCGGGTGGTTGTTCGACGAGGAGCAGACCCCGCAGCAGAAATACGCCCCGGACCTGCTGGCCGACCCCGACATCGTCAAGGTCTCCCGGCACTTCCCGACCTGGGTCGCGGTGTCGACGCTGGTACCGCCGCTGATCGGCGGCCTGTGGTCGTGGTCCTGGCAAGGGGCCCTGTCGGCGTTCTTCTGGGCCTCGTTGATCCGCATCGCGGTGCTGCACCACGTGACCTGGTCGATCAACTCGATCTGCCACGTGGTCGGCCGACGCCCGTTCCGCAGTCGCGACAAGTCCGGGAACGTGTGGTGGCTCTCGCTGCTCTCCTTCGGTGAGTCCTGGCACAACCTGCACCACGCCGAGCCCACCTCGGCCCGGCACGGGGTCCTGCGCGGCCAGATCGACACCAGCGCCAGACTCATCTGGATCTTCGAGAAGTTCGGCTGGGCCAGTCACGTCCGGTGGCCGGACCCGGCACGTCTCGCGGCGCGCCGGATCGGCGCTTCGGACGGCTGA
- a CDS encoding 4-(cytidine 5'-diphospho)-2-C-methyl-D-erythritol kinase, translating into MSVITVRAPAKVNLQLSVGPPRPDGYHDLLNVFQAVSLHDEVSAEDAEDFTVSVVAASGGPDLSGVPEDGNNLALRAARLLAERTGICDGVRLRIRKAIPVAAGMAGGSADAAAALVACDALWQTHLRREELTGLAAQLGADVPFALLGNTAVGVGRGDVLSPVLGRGQFHWVFALADHGLSTPAVYAECDRLREVDPDWTKDLREEVDPGLLAALRSGDAPALGAALYNDLTAAALSLSPRLADTLALGPEQGALGSIVCGSGPTCAFLVSSAAAALDLAVALTAMGLCRDVKRAVGPVGGARLLGGIAA; encoded by the coding sequence CGTCTTCCAGGCCGTCTCGCTGCACGACGAGGTCAGCGCCGAGGATGCCGAGGACTTCACGGTCTCGGTCGTCGCCGCGTCCGGGGGGCCGGACCTGAGCGGGGTGCCCGAGGACGGGAACAACCTGGCGCTGCGTGCGGCCCGACTCCTGGCCGAGCGCACCGGGATCTGTGACGGTGTCCGGCTGCGGATCCGTAAGGCGATTCCGGTGGCGGCCGGGATGGCCGGTGGCAGCGCGGACGCCGCGGCCGCGTTGGTGGCCTGCGACGCGCTGTGGCAGACCCACCTGCGGCGGGAGGAGCTCACCGGGTTGGCCGCGCAGTTGGGCGCCGACGTGCCGTTCGCCTTGCTGGGCAACACCGCCGTCGGGGTCGGGCGCGGCGACGTGCTCTCCCCGGTGCTCGGCCGCGGCCAGTTCCACTGGGTGTTCGCGCTGGCCGACCACGGGCTGTCGACCCCGGCCGTCTACGCGGAGTGCGATCGCCTGCGCGAGGTCGACCCGGACTGGACGAAGGACTTGCGGGAGGAGGTCGACCCCGGACTGCTGGCGGCGCTGCGGTCCGGCGACGCGCCCGCGCTCGGTGCGGCGTTGTACAACGACTTGACCGCGGCGGCGTTGTCGCTGAGCCCGCGCCTGGCCGACACGTTGGCGCTGGGCCCGGAGCAGGGCGCGTTGGGCTCGATCGTGTGCGGCAGCGGGCCGACGTGCGCGTTCCTGGTCTCCTCGGCCGCGGCCGCCCTGGACCTGGCGGTGGCATTGACCGCGATGGGGCTGTGCCGGGACGTGAAACGCGCGGTGGGACCGGTCGGCGGCGCCCGATTGCTCGGCGGCATCGCTGCATGA
- a CDS encoding MarR family transcriptional regulator, which translates to MEDEVDRLVAAWRRERPDLDVGPLEVLSRVSRLARHLDRARRTAFAAHGLAQWEFDVLSALRRTGPPYRMSPGALINQTLVTSGTMTNRIDRLAERGLVRREADPHDRRGVLVVLTVEGRKTVDEALTDLLRHEQDLLAGLPARQREALAGTLRDLVAPFDNPT; encoded by the coding sequence ATGGAGGACGAGGTCGATCGGCTGGTCGCCGCCTGGCGCCGCGAGCGACCGGACCTGGATGTCGGCCCGCTGGAGGTGCTCAGCCGGGTCAGCCGGCTCGCCCGCCACCTCGACCGCGCCCGCCGAACCGCGTTCGCCGCCCACGGCCTGGCGCAGTGGGAGTTCGACGTGCTCTCCGCGCTGCGCCGTACCGGCCCGCCCTACCGGATGTCGCCGGGGGCGCTGATCAACCAGACCCTGGTCACCTCCGGGACGATGACCAACCGCATCGACCGCCTGGCCGAGCGCGGCCTGGTCCGGCGTGAGGCCGACCCGCACGACCGACGCGGTGTGCTGGTCGTGCTCACCGTCGAGGGGCGCAAGACCGTCGACGAGGCCCTGACCGACCTGCTGCGCCACGAGCAGGACCTGCTGGCCGGGCTGCCGGCCCGCCAGCGTGAGGCCCTGGCCGGCACCCTGCGCGACCTCGTCGCGCCCTTCGACAACCCGACCTGA
- a CDS encoding ribose-phosphate diphosphokinase, with the protein MTGITTTGERKLLVIGGRAYPELAAEIAENLGIELTPTTAHDFANGEIYVRFQESVRGADTFVIQSHAQPINQWIMEQLLMVDALKRASAKRITVVIPFYGYSRQDKKHKGREPISARLLADLFKTAGADRLISVDLHTAQIQGFFSGPVDHLFALPLLARYVGNRVDRERLTVVSPDAGRVRVADMWTDRLGCPLAIVHKRRDPNVANQVTVHEVVGEVEGRTCVLVDDMIDTAGTITAAADVLFAQGAADVIVAATHPILSGPAVDRLKNSRISEVVVTNTLPIEDERRFDKLTVLSIAPLIARAIREVFDDGSVTSLFEGHG; encoded by the coding sequence ATGACGGGCATCACCACCACCGGTGAGCGCAAGCTGCTCGTGATTGGCGGGCGCGCCTACCCGGAACTGGCTGCCGAGATCGCCGAGAACCTCGGGATCGAACTGACCCCGACCACGGCGCACGACTTCGCCAACGGCGAGATCTACGTGCGCTTCCAGGAGTCGGTCCGCGGCGCGGACACTTTCGTGATCCAGTCGCACGCCCAGCCGATCAACCAGTGGATCATGGAGCAGTTGCTCATGGTCGACGCGTTGAAGCGGGCGTCGGCCAAACGAATCACCGTGGTGATCCCGTTCTACGGCTACTCGCGGCAGGACAAGAAGCACAAGGGCCGCGAGCCGATCTCCGCGCGGCTGCTCGCCGACCTGTTCAAGACCGCCGGTGCCGACCGACTGATCTCGGTCGACCTGCACACCGCGCAGATCCAGGGCTTCTTCTCCGGCCCGGTCGACCACCTGTTCGCGCTGCCGCTGCTGGCCCGCTACGTCGGCAACCGGGTCGACCGCGAGCGCCTGACGGTGGTCTCCCCGGACGCCGGCCGGGTCCGGGTGGCCGACATGTGGACCGACCGGCTGGGCTGCCCGCTGGCGATCGTGCACAAGCGACGCGATCCGAACGTCGCGAACCAGGTCACGGTCCACGAGGTGGTCGGCGAGGTCGAGGGCCGCACCTGCGTGCTCGTCGACGACATGATCGACACCGCCGGGACCATCACCGCGGCCGCCGACGTCCTTTTCGCGCAGGGCGCGGCCGATGTGATCGTGGCCGCCACGCACCCGATCCTGTCCGGCCCCGCGGTCGATCGGCTCAAGAACTCCCGCATCTCCGAGGTCGTCGTGACGAACACGCTGCCGATCGAGGACGAGCGCCGGTTCGACAAGCTGACGGTGCTCTCGATCGCGCCGCTGATCGCGCGCGCGATCCGTGAGGTGTTCGACGACGGCTCAGTTACCAGCCTGTTCGAAGGGCACGGCTGA